The Rhododendron vialii isolate Sample 1 chromosome 8a, ASM3025357v1 genome has a window encoding:
- the LOC131335192 gene encoding 11-beta-hydroxysteroid dehydrogenase-like 2 isoform X1 → MLPLLSSMDSIHKLLNIVLPLISLLSLFIFLPAILLFKISSSILRSVFSENVFGKVVLITGASSGIGEHLAYEYAKGGACLVLVARREKQLQEVACKARQLGSPDVIIETGDVSKVEDCKQFVDAALNHFGKLDHLVNNAGIAPVCMFEDATNVDDFAQIMNINFWGSVYCTHFAIPHLRKSRGKITVVASMAQWCPVPRASIYCASKGALVSFYETLRTEVGSDIAITIVAPGFVDSEMTRGESKSKAGMDGFLMESTEECTKAIFKSICRGDRYLIEPAWVRMIHLWNLLCPEAVESFIRWVLITRPNNSNPNPNSGQLKAD, encoded by the exons ATGCTTCCTCTTCTCTCAAGCATGGATTCAATTCACAAGTTGCTTAATATTGTGCTTCCTCTTATATCACTCCTTTCACTCTTCATCTTCCTTCCGGCTATTTTGCTATTCAAGATTTCCAGTTCTATATTAAGGTCTGTATTCAGCGAAAACGTTTTCGGAAAAGTTGTACTCATCACCGGCGCATCTTCAGGCATTGGCGAG CATCTTGCCTATGAGTATGCAAAAGGGGGTGCTTGTTTAGTATTGGTGGCAAGGAGAGAGAAGCAACTTCAAGAAGTGGCTTGTAAGGCACGACAACTTGGATCACCTGATGTGATTATTGAAACCGGCGATGTTTCAAAGGTGGAAGACTGTAAGCAATTCGTTGATGCTGCTCTAAATCACTTTGGTAAAT TGGATCATTTAGTGAACAATGCCGGGATTGCTCCGGTCTGCATGTTTGAAGACGCCACTAATGTCGACGATTTTGCTCAAATTATG AACATAAACTTCTGGGGTTCTGTATATTGCACCCATTTCGCAATTCCGCACCTAAGAAAGAGCAGAGGGAAGATCACTGTGGTTGCTTCAATGGCTCAATGGTGTCCAGTACCAAGAGCTAGCATCTACTGT GCAAGCAAGGGAGCACTAGTGAGCTTCTACGAGACGCTAAGAACTGAAGTTGGTTCAGATATTGCGATAACGATTGTCGCTCCTGGATTCGTAGACTCGGAAATGACTAGAGGCGAATCCAAGTCAAAG GCTGGAATGGATGGTTTTCTAATGGAGTCAACAGAGGAGTGCACCAAAGCAATTTTCAAGAGCATTTGCAGGGGAGACAGGTACTTGATAGAGCCAGCTTGGGTGAGGATGATACATCTGTGGAATTTGCTTTGTCCAGAGGCTGTAGAAAGCTTCATCCGTTGGGTTTTAATCACTAGGCCCAACAactcaaaccctaaccccaattCTGGACAACTCAAGGCTGACTAA
- the LOC131335192 gene encoding 11-beta-hydroxysteroid dehydrogenase-like 2 isoform X2 — MLPLLSSMDSIHKLLNIVLPLISLLSLFIFLPAILLFKISSSILRSVFSENVFGKVVLITGASSGIGEHLAYEYAKGGACLVLVARREKQLQEVACKARQLGSPDVIIETGDVSKVEDCKQFVDAALNHFVDHLVNNAGIAPVCMFEDATNVDDFAQIMNINFWGSVYCTHFAIPHLRKSRGKITVVASMAQWCPVPRASIYCASKGALVSFYETLRTEVGSDIAITIVAPGFVDSEMTRGESKSKAGMDGFLMESTEECTKAIFKSICRGDRYLIEPAWVRMIHLWNLLCPEAVESFIRWVLITRPNNSNPNPNSGQLKAD, encoded by the exons ATGCTTCCTCTTCTCTCAAGCATGGATTCAATTCACAAGTTGCTTAATATTGTGCTTCCTCTTATATCACTCCTTTCACTCTTCATCTTCCTTCCGGCTATTTTGCTATTCAAGATTTCCAGTTCTATATTAAGGTCTGTATTCAGCGAAAACGTTTTCGGAAAAGTTGTACTCATCACCGGCGCATCTTCAGGCATTGGCGAG CATCTTGCCTATGAGTATGCAAAAGGGGGTGCTTGTTTAGTATTGGTGGCAAGGAGAGAGAAGCAACTTCAAGAAGTGGCTTGTAAGGCACGACAACTTGGATCACCTGATGTGATTATTGAAACCGGCGATGTTTCAAAGGTGGAAGACTGTAAGCAATTCGTTGATGCTGCTCTAAATCACTTTG TGGATCATTTAGTGAACAATGCCGGGATTGCTCCGGTCTGCATGTTTGAAGACGCCACTAATGTCGACGATTTTGCTCAAATTATG AACATAAACTTCTGGGGTTCTGTATATTGCACCCATTTCGCAATTCCGCACCTAAGAAAGAGCAGAGGGAAGATCACTGTGGTTGCTTCAATGGCTCAATGGTGTCCAGTACCAAGAGCTAGCATCTACTGT GCAAGCAAGGGAGCACTAGTGAGCTTCTACGAGACGCTAAGAACTGAAGTTGGTTCAGATATTGCGATAACGATTGTCGCTCCTGGATTCGTAGACTCGGAAATGACTAGAGGCGAATCCAAGTCAAAG GCTGGAATGGATGGTTTTCTAATGGAGTCAACAGAGGAGTGCACCAAAGCAATTTTCAAGAGCATTTGCAGGGGAGACAGGTACTTGATAGAGCCAGCTTGGGTGAGGATGATACATCTGTGGAATTTGCTTTGTCCAGAGGCTGTAGAAAGCTTCATCCGTTGGGTTTTAATCACTAGGCCCAACAactcaaaccctaaccccaattCTGGACAACTCAAGGCTGACTAA
- the LOC131335192 gene encoding 11-beta-hydroxysteroid dehydrogenase-like 6 isoform X3 — protein sequence MLPLLSSMDSIHKLLNIVLPLISLLSLFIFLPAILLFKISSSILRSVFSENVFGKVVLITGASSGIGEHLAYEYAKGGACLVLVARREKQLQEVACKARQLGSPDVIIETGDVSKVEDLDHLVNNAGIAPVCMFEDATNVDDFAQIMNINFWGSVYCTHFAIPHLRKSRGKITVVASMAQWCPVPRASIYCASKGALVSFYETLRTEVGSDIAITIVAPGFVDSEMTRGESKSKAGMDGFLMESTEECTKAIFKSICRGDRYLIEPAWVRMIHLWNLLCPEAVESFIRWVLITRPNNSNPNPNSGQLKAD from the exons ATGCTTCCTCTTCTCTCAAGCATGGATTCAATTCACAAGTTGCTTAATATTGTGCTTCCTCTTATATCACTCCTTTCACTCTTCATCTTCCTTCCGGCTATTTTGCTATTCAAGATTTCCAGTTCTATATTAAGGTCTGTATTCAGCGAAAACGTTTTCGGAAAAGTTGTACTCATCACCGGCGCATCTTCAGGCATTGGCGAG CATCTTGCCTATGAGTATGCAAAAGGGGGTGCTTGTTTAGTATTGGTGGCAAGGAGAGAGAAGCAACTTCAAGAAGTGGCTTGTAAGGCACGACAACTTGGATCACCTGATGTGATTATTGAAACCGGCGATGTTTCAAAGGTGGAAGACT TGGATCATTTAGTGAACAATGCCGGGATTGCTCCGGTCTGCATGTTTGAAGACGCCACTAATGTCGACGATTTTGCTCAAATTATG AACATAAACTTCTGGGGTTCTGTATATTGCACCCATTTCGCAATTCCGCACCTAAGAAAGAGCAGAGGGAAGATCACTGTGGTTGCTTCAATGGCTCAATGGTGTCCAGTACCAAGAGCTAGCATCTACTGT GCAAGCAAGGGAGCACTAGTGAGCTTCTACGAGACGCTAAGAACTGAAGTTGGTTCAGATATTGCGATAACGATTGTCGCTCCTGGATTCGTAGACTCGGAAATGACTAGAGGCGAATCCAAGTCAAAG GCTGGAATGGATGGTTTTCTAATGGAGTCAACAGAGGAGTGCACCAAAGCAATTTTCAAGAGCATTTGCAGGGGAGACAGGTACTTGATAGAGCCAGCTTGGGTGAGGATGATACATCTGTGGAATTTGCTTTGTCCAGAGGCTGTAGAAAGCTTCATCCGTTGGGTTTTAATCACTAGGCCCAACAactcaaaccctaaccccaattCTGGACAACTCAAGGCTGACTAA